In Trifolium pratense cultivar HEN17-A07 linkage group LG7, ARS_RC_1.1, whole genome shotgun sequence, a genomic segment contains:
- the LOC123898410 gene encoding uncharacterized protein LOC123898410, whose product MKHRTRPTLPNNFHKFLKPGALARIRDSKITARSHRLNSLSQISNYRLQSTPPPSSSTDQTQTTASDGFPFFVSGIYGPRCPQRKKLVAAKSVFFVPGSPAADSADLVVDSFGGGGDIIAAN is encoded by the coding sequence ATGAAGCACAGAACAAGACCTACCTTACCTAACAACTTCCACAAATTCCTTAAACCCGGCGCACTCGCACGGATCCGCGACTCAAAAATAACCGCCAGATCTCACCGTCTCAATTCCCTCTCTCAGATCTCAAACTACCGTTTACAATCCACACCGCCGCCGTCATCTTCAACCGATCAGACTCAAACCACCGCATCCGACGGTTTTCCTTTCTTCGTCTCCGGGATCTACGGTCCTCGTTGTCCACAGAGAAAGAAACTCGTCGCTGCTAAGTCAGTTTTCTTTGTTCCTGGTAGTCCTGCCGCTGACTCCGCCGATCTTGTTGTGGACTCTTTCGGCGGCGGTGGCGATATTATCGCTGCTAATTAA